In a single window of the Anguilla rostrata isolate EN2019 chromosome 6, ASM1855537v3, whole genome shotgun sequence genome:
- the uts1 gene encoding urotensin 1, translated as MKPVPLVLLIATVLLTSHIPPSACRPRDLSRFDGHGYKTQMDEVLLKAGDNAVSYLIGEKILRYLQRNPRFQKGLLQFPLDNLQVMTPLTTKELGHLARSLPLTEEERSLDEGNSLEDFAELSKRNDDPPISIDLTFHLLRNMIEMARIESQKEQAEINRKYLDEVGK; from the coding sequence ATGAAGCCCGTTCCGCTGGTCCTGCTGATAGCCACAGTACTTCTGACTTCTCACATCCCCCCGAGCGCCTGTCGACCAAGGGACCTCAGCAGATTCGATGGGCACGGTTACAAAACCCAAATGGACGAGGTCTTGTTGAAAGCGGGCGACAACGCCGTCTCATACCTCATAGGAGAAAAGATTCTTAGGTATTTGCAAAGAAATCCAAGATTCCAGAAGGGTCTCCTGCAGTTTCCTTTAGACAACCTCCAGGTTATGACGCCACTCACTACAAAGGAGCTCGGTCACCTGGCGCGCAGTTTGCCGCTCACAGAAGAGGAGCGGTCGCTGGACGAAGGCAACAGTCTGGAAGACTTCGCGGAGCTTTCCAAGAGGAACGATGACCCGCCAATCTCCATTGATCTCACTTTCCACCTGCTGAGAAATATGATAGAAATGGCGAGGATCGAAAGTCAGAAAGAACAAGCGGAAATAAACCGCAAGTATCTAGATGAAGTTGGCAAATGA
- the mpv17 gene encoding protein Mpv17 — protein sequence MLFDQVGFAPCFLGTFLSISGVLNGLTVDENIAKLKRDYTDALISNYYLWPPVQIANFYFVPLHHRLAVVQIVAVVWNCYLSWKANKM from the exons ATGCTTTTTGACCAG GTGGGTTTCGCACCCTGTTTCCTTGGGACATTCCTCAGCATTTCCGGGGTCTTGAACGGGCTGACGGTGGATGAGAACATTGCCAAACTCAAGAGG gattACACAGACGCCCTCATCTCCAATTATTAC CTTTGGCCTCCCGTCCAGATTGCCAATTTTTACTTCGTACCGCTCCACCACAG gcTGGCCGTGGTGCAGATCGTGGCGGTGGTCTGGAATTGCTATCTATCCTGGAAGGCCAATAAGATGTGA